A stretch of DNA from Hippoglossus stenolepis isolate QCI-W04-F060 chromosome 16, HSTE1.2, whole genome shotgun sequence:
CGACAGCGTGACGGACAGCACCacctccctctcatccctccctctgtcactcCTTCAGCCCACCGCCCTGATAATCCCAGCACGGCTGCGACCTGCTCAGTCGCACAGACTGTTGGCACGGGCAGAGCTCCCTTCTCACAAGTCGCCATTGTTCTGTTCCACTGCTCTCCACTGAGTACAGTAAACACAAAAGCTCAAAAATCCCCTCCATCCCCTTGAAGAACAAAGGCAGGTATCAGATGATGAGTTTACATGAACTAACTCATCCAGAGTGACGGCGTGTCACCACTGGaacagcactttttttttgttattgtggtTTCCAAAGCATTTATCCATCGACAGCAATTCAAGTAACTCGATATACCTGTGAGGATCCGCAGGGGATGATGGGAGGAGAGGATTTTAAAAGAGAATTGTCGCCTCCCAGTGGAAGAAAAGGACACTAACACGTTTGGTTTGCAGGGTGGATAATGTACTGCTGTTCATCACTGGTGTTCTGACTTCCATTTAACTCTGTAACTCAGCATCTGACTTTAAAGGGAAACTAAATACTTGAATTTAATATccaaaggattttttttattacctccaccatgaaGGTTAAGTATTCATctcctgtccgtttgtttgttggattgtaagcaagattacacaaaaacaactgaacggatttctATGCAACTTATTGAATACTTCAGTATttgatatatagatatatatatatatatatatatatatagatatagatagatagatatatatagatatatatattattttgtctgtgtccACTTCCATCTCATGAACTGTCtgctgtctgttgtgtgtgtgtgtccagagatGCTGAAGGAAGGCAGCTCGGTCCACCCGGCCCTCCTGCAGAAGGAAGTGGAGGCTGTGAGAGACAAACAGCGGAGTCCTCTCTACTGcgaccagctgctgcagcacatcagCTCACTGCCCAGAGACACCAGCACACTGTCCTGAGTGACACCAACCGCCTTCCTTCAGGAGAAGGCATCTTTAGAACAGCCTTTCAAATGTCTGCGGAGGAGTGGATcggaaacatttttttgaacGTGACACTTTAACGAGTACTTGACCTATATGCATCACAAATTCGGtaaaggacagagagaaggtgTGGTTGTTACCCATTTGCTGGAAACGTGCAAATAAACCCTTTCAAGTTTTACCTGCCTCCAGTTGAAGTGTGTTGACATTGGGTTTAACAACAAGGGAAAAGTATATATGTTGGAAACGAGTCTGACTTGATAAACAACCTGCAGGCTAAGATTCGGTGGCCTATTGTAACGAGGTAAAACGGCCACTACAGCATGAATGGCCTGAAGAACTGTTGTCCTGCTGCCGGCCTCCAATCCTGCAGAGCTTAGCCTCTttcagataaatacattttttaagagtTTAACTTTTTCACTATGGTGCTTGTTTTGTCTGCacctgttgtattttatgttattttgctTCTGATGTTTGATTCACTGTGATTGACTTTGCATACTTTTCTATGAATCTCTCCTTCCTGCAGCCAAACTCTGCACATCCCAGCCGCCAGGTGGCGCTGAGTCGCAATACAAAGTGCATTTTTCTTCATACTGTTTTATAAACACTTAACTATGGAAAAGACatgttaataaaaataacatggAAATACATTTGAATCTTGTGAATTTGTACTGAATCcaattttggacattttatgaATCATGAGATGCTGTTAAACGTGAGAAAAATCCAAATAGCTAATTTCCACATGAATCTTAAAACATATTTGGATATGAAGCTTTTTATTCTGAATGTTTTGAGCGGATGTTTCTCATTTGTCTTCACACTTGACATTAGCGACCGCCCTGACGCTCCCTCTTCCCAACGCGAAGCTGCAGATTCTCGCTCATCTCTCGGATCCACCACCATGTAGTCAGCGGGGCGCAGGCGGTGCAGCTCCATCCATGTCCCGTGCCATCTTCCTGAGCATCGACTCCTCCATCCTCCGCTCCGGTCGTTGATCTAGCACCCTGCCCTGCCGCCACCATGCTGCAGATCGGCGACGAGGTGATGTATTTCTCGGCGgtgttcctgctgctgatgctggggACCAGGAGCGCCACGGGGGCCTCCCTGCTCACCGCGTTCCTCTACGTCTTTATGGTGATGTTCCGGTTCCCCCCGGTGCCGGCGGAGCAGGCCGGCCGCGTCCTCCGGCCCGGGGCTCCTCCGGGCGGCGTCCCGGTGGTGGCGCACCGCGGCGGGAGCCACGACGCACCGGAGAACACGCTGGCGGCGATCAGAGAGGTCAGTCAGCCGAGAGAGAGGGGCTGTGCACGGTGTTGGGTTATAGAACGGGCTGCAGACATTCAACACCcacaataaataatacatttctgcAGGAATCTCCCTTCTAGAAGAAATTAGACAATGCAATGAGGGATTTTTCTGGAATTATAAACCTTCTGCAGTGaaaagctgcaggagctgctgaggTTTTCAATGTCGTGACTCCCTGTTGTTTTGCAGTGTAAGCATCCAGCTCAGGGATGCTCACACTGTTGGAGTTATTTTATAATCGGCCTTTGCAGATCAGATGCTCATTGTTCttattgtataaaataaacTCATTTTAATTGATGCCATCAAGTCCTGCATTGAAACTCCAGACGTGCAGATTTGAAATCCTTGCCTCCCTCATCgtttctgtttttatacatCGGCTTCATCTCCATCCTCCACACCACTCCAAATCTGTCTGGGATCATATTTCTCATCGCTCCACTCTTCATCAGTTTGAAGGAGCTGGATGTGAAGATGAGCTTCTATTGTTCAGCCTCATCCTGCAAAAACACTGGATCCCACATTTTCCCTCTGATCAGTCACTGGTCAAAAGTATCGGAGCAAAATGTGGCAGATCTTTGGTCCCCTGTAGGTGTCACTTTgacaaattattatattttcagtcTTAGGAGATAGCATCTCTTTGAGATTGTGTGATTTGAAACTTCATCTTTCGTTCTTTCTGTAGGTTGATCATTTTTCCAttagtgctttttttttgtcaatttaaaggttcagtgtgtagaatttagtgacatctagtggtgaagttgcatgttgcagctgactACCCttcatctcaccctccccttccaaacatgaaggagaacctgtacccttcagttgtcataaaacctcaaaaggtgtttagtttgtccagtttgggttactgtaaaaaaaatggcagcctccgtagagaggacccactccctgtaaatataaagtatttaaatataaaagggcccattctagggtaaagaaaacaacaatttgtacaatttagatgaaacactagtgaaaacgtcactaggattattttatatttaatttctgccaatagatcccttttactcaaatcttacacactgaacctttaacagtCCACATCACCTGAATCGACCTGAGGCTCTGTCTCAGTTAAGAGTTTAGAATCGTGAGCGTGTTCTTCATCCACAGTCAATTACCCAAGTTCAGCTTTGTGAATACGCGCCCAGTTAGTTTATATAGTCACCACCAACGCATTGGATTTTACGCGCAAAGttatgtgtgcacacatttaCAACAATAGCCATTCTTTTGTTGGAGGTAGCGCTCCACATACCTTTGGCGTTGGCCGGCATGCAGGTGTTCTGAAGTTCTGTTTCCCTCCGTGCGTGATCCGCAGCTCCAACAGCTCCGGTGCGCAACAGGAGACGTTGAGAAGCCCCAGCAGCTGGTCCCGGAAAACACAGtcaaaccacagcagctggTCCTGGGACACAGTCAAACCACAGCAGACATCCAACGCTGTCCTCAATGGAGCAGTTTTTGACTTATTGTAGTGACCCCGTGGCCAATCAAAAGAAGCCACCATGGTTGCTGATTAATTGTTTTGAAGTGTCCAGTTACCAAAAAACAAAGGCGATTTCTTGCTTACAATCGGGATAAGTCTATTTCCCCAAAACATAGACAGAAGAAATCATAACCTTCTTTTCACAGCCATTACCGCACGTTCAAAGACTGTTTGCTTCTTACCAGCAACACCTGGGTCAAGTGACCCCCCTGATTATATCAACCTCTTGCCTCATTGACAGCAGCACTGCTCCCCCAAGTGGTGGGAGgttcaacaaaacacaacaataacaaaatggctcttacagtttgttgtttttatttggccACATTTACTCCTGTTTTACTCATGAGTTGATCTAAGAGATGAGTACTTCACTGAATCTATCCGGCCAAAGCTAGACACTGGTCCTCTGCCAGCAAACATGGAAACAAGTGAAAGAATTCTACTGATCATTTAATGCGAGAAAGAGCAAAACTCATACACCACAATGTGAACAGTAAACGGCTTGTTGACCACACAGAGCActattcactcattcacacaaaaccatgtgaAGTTTTCTATCACATTTCCATCAATATGCCAATGTGGCTCAGTATCGTCAGACTGGAAGggccagggatcaaaccactgacctcaTGGTTAGAAACCTCCTGTGTCCCACCTCCAGTGTCCCACCTCCTCTGTCACACGCTCCCATTTCCTCCAGTTGTTTGAAAACCTCTGAGGGAAAACGTCAGTATTCATTTGTCCTCTTTCACACCCTGTGATCTCCTGATGCTGTAGGCCAGCAGGAACGGAGCCACCGGAGTGGAGCTGGACCTGAGCTTCACTGCCGACGGCGTGCCGGTGCTGATGCATGACGAGACTGTTGACCGCACCACCAACGGCTCCGGGCCAGTGAGCAAACTGCAAATTATCCAACTGAGGAGATTAGACGCTGCTGCTCATCACAGACTGAAGTACGTGTCCTATCGCACGTATAAATAACTTCTGCAAAATAATTGTTCTCCCCAGTGATCCCTTTCCCTTCACATGTATCTCACTGTTAAAAGATGGTTTTCAAGCTATAGAGTTGAATGTGTGAAGTCGATGCATCAGCGATACAATCATCTTCGGAGTATCGTAACAAAACTGCTGTGGTTTCTCTCGTCTCCAGAGAGAAGTTCAGCGGAGAGAAGGTCCCGACTCTGCAGGAGGCCGTGGAGGAATGCATGAGACACCAGCTGACCATCTTCTTTGACGTCAAAGGTCAACCTGATAAGGTGATAAATATATAGTGACGTAGTAAAGAGAGTAAGAGGCAAGAAAGATGATGAGCAATGTGAAGTCATTGATAACTATCTCTTCCTATTTTTATGATTAAAGTTTCTATTTAGGCGTGTGTACAGATTTTTACTTGCtcgtacaatcatcctgtgccactgcactttacttataacatttcatacaaaccactacagtgaaaaggtgtttataatgtacatactcagcattttcttatttaattttaaactttcatttttattctattgcctttcTTATGTTATTGTATTCTCTCCTCATTCTGAAGTGCCTGCcgctgtaacaactgaatttcaaccgctgtgtggatcaataaagttttattttatcttatcttttcttttcttttctaggCTGCATCAGTGCTTCGTGAGATGTACAAGAAGTTCCCTGTCCTTTACAATTCCAGTATGGTTTCCTCATTTGAACCCAAAGTTATCTACAAGGTAACAGAACCTATGAATAATTAACAAAGATTCCAACAACCTCTAGAAAGGTATTTCAATCTTTAGAAGACAGAAAATCTATTGTGTCTGAGAATGTCTGAAAGATGTGTTTCTTTTAActggttttctttcatttgtttactCGTTGTTGATCATGATTATTACCCCCCGCCAAGCAGGTTATGATTTCACCCATTTCCATttgttgttggttggtttgtaagcaagattattCACAACCGATTGGAAGGATTCCCATGAAACCTAGTGGAGGcatgtgggtcagggaagaatccaggccttttttaaacattttcagttttctcagggaataattcatggaattttgatgaaaagaaatgtcacaataagggaactgatatctatgagtgtgtataaTTTGGGGCAGCTTGATTGTATCTGTTGGGGCCTTGGCCTCTGTGGAGTGCCGTTCTATTTTTGTCACTATTTTTGTCTAAGACAGGCCAGTTTGGATGAAATGCAAAGTCCTGTGTCTGATTTCTACTGaaacagctttttgtttttcctccacagatgCGTCAGACTGACCCCAACGTGGTCACGGCCCTGACCCACCGGCCCTGGAGACTGAGCCGCCTTGGCGATGGCACTCCTCGGACCCTGTCCACGTGGGGTCAGCTCTGGACGGGGTTTCTGGACGTCTTGCTGGACTGGGCCCACCACCACATCCTGTGGAAGCTTTGTGGAGTCTCTGCCATCCTCGTGCAGAAAGACTTCGTCTCACTGTAGGTGAAATTAACAGGGTTTAATCATTGCAATGCAAGGAAAGGTGTTTTGAGATAGTGTCTGTTGATAACTTGATAATCAGAAGGCATTTCCATTTGGCGTCATCTGAAtcactgaaaacatttgaaagtgGGGCAGTGATTCAAAGATCTTTAAAAACTGCAGAACCCAGTCCTGATGGAAAATTATgataaaaataactgaatataaAAGCAGCAGATCAGCAGAAATGTAAACATGCTTCATTCTATGGGGTCACCACTGTTTCAGAAATACAGTATATCATGAATTGTTTGCTACCAAAAATACGTCTCTGGCTGTGGGTCACATTAGCTTCTTCATGGACtgagctctcctctctctgtactctcctcctctctgtgactcAGGGACTACGTTCAGTACTGGGCAGAGCGCGGTGTGGAGGTGGTGGGCTGGACTGTGAACACCGCTGAGGAGAAAAGCTTCTACcaaaacctgctgaagatcGGGTACATCACTGACAGTTTGCTGGAAGACTGTGATCCTCATTACTGAACCAGAACGcgcacagatacacagacacacagacacacacacacacacacacacacacacacacacacacacacacacacacacacacacacacacacacacacacacacacacacacacacacacacacacacacacacacacacacacacacacacacacacaaagcagctcAACACGTACAGGGTttaacaaatttaaagaaaattgaaCCTATCAGTTTTCCAATGAACAAAGTAGAACTTGAAAAGTCTAGACTAACTAGAGACACTGCCCTGTAGTCGTGCTCCTCCATCTACCAGTTTAGTTTCGGTCTACGTACATTTTATTccaggtcaccatgacctttgcCCTCTGAAAT
This window harbors:
- the LOC118123078 gene encoding glycerophosphodiester phosphodiesterase 1, with the translated sequence MLQIGDEVMYFSAVFLLLMLGTRSATGASLLTAFLYVFMVMFRFPPVPAEQAGRVLRPGAPPGGVPVVAHRGGSHDAPENTLAAIREASRNGATGVELDLSFTADGVPVLMHDETVDRTTNGSGPVSKLQIIQLRRLDAAAHHRLKEKFSGEKVPTLQEAVEECMRHQLTIFFDVKGQPDKAASVLREMYKKFPVLYNSSMVSSFEPKVIYKMRQTDPNVVTALTHRPWRLSRLGDGTPRTLSTWGQLWTGFLDVLLDWAHHHILWKLCGVSAILVQKDFVSLDYVQYWAERGVEVVGWTVNTAEEKSFYQNLLKIGYITDSLLEDCDPHY